From Montipora foliosa isolate CH-2021 chromosome 6, ASM3666993v2, whole genome shotgun sequence, a single genomic window includes:
- the LOC138006231 gene encoding uncharacterized protein, with protein MDASKNNSTEKGRKIFTQRRKEQRSRNLNFPAMAKLNQEKTNAESLPPPNQSKFSQLKTSLQLPRINLNRTFSLCKRSFSHNNLYGKSTIRSLPRVETSPLNSICTQEINVMSEAAKVKISRSHTDLTATQKLLKSLRVVDLQITENRTKFQEEKSLNICRMKLTPRQPRPPEKGIILGHKLERNKLQVIYPTLRLTSTDRKAIFTTSPSLSWSMESLDSILGDGTLTLSQLPPDILSSCSPSEYEFTPPSTPIG; from the coding sequence ATGGACGCAAGTAAAAACAATTCAACCGAGAAAGGGAGAAAGATATTCACACAAAGACGAAAAGAGCAAAGGAGTAGAAATCTCAACTTTCCCGCGATGGCAAAGCTAAATCAGGAGAAAACTAATGCGGAATCGTTACCACCACCAAACCAAAGCAAATTTAGCCAGTTGAAGACTTCGTTACAGCTACCTCGGATTAATTTAAACAGGACTTTCAGTCTTTGCAAACGAAGCTTTTCGCATAATAATCTTTACGGAAAATCAACGATTAGAAGCCTTCCACGTGTCGAAACGTCACCCTTAAACTCAATTTGTACGCAAGAGATAAACGTTATGAGTGAGGCTGCCAAAGTGAAGATTTCAAGATCTCACACTGACCTAACCGCCACTCAGAAACTCTTGAAATCACTGCGAGTCGTTGATCTTCAAATAACGGAAAACAGGACTAAATTTCAGGAGGAAAAAAGCCTGAACATTTGCCGCATGAAGTTGACCCCAAGACAACCAAGACCACCGGAAAAGGGCATAATCCTGGGACATAAATTGGAAAGAAACAAGCTACAGGTCATCTATCCAACGCTAAGGCTCACTTCAACTGATAGAAAGGCAATTTTTACTACATCGCCGTCTCTTTCGTGGAGTATGGAATCCCTGGATTCCATCTTAGGGGACGGAACGCTGACTCTTTCTCAACTCCCGCCAGATATACTGTCATCGTGCTCTCCCTCAGAATACGAATTTACACCACCTTCGACGCCGATAGGCTGA